One Fusarium musae strain F31 chromosome 6, whole genome shotgun sequence DNA segment encodes these proteins:
- a CDS encoding hypothetical protein (EggNog:ENOG41) gives MPLSKPRPSPRPTATNSFSDITDKTGTKLTDENKNAPSQKRHERQKSRALLLPRNQSGATSTAPTSTIPAKSPTDRHAQNENDENEPVDDSGAIGASASTGGRFTRPDYLLHGLLTRAKNRVKDRTGRERDKEKEKEKGNGDNKPLPPPPPLPNSGALSDKEDATSPPSKPVLKLKRIMSTLTDSEIEKLFSGAPQYFARSEGHCSGAPNPSVAFPFDEALEIRDLTDHVQIEDRAWSGLTAWPHLTRDLNQDAAARAQAVDSRKAHFFIRCRERPNMLSMQGLEKGTMGFSAALELAVGDALEEEQFGFDSVGKKAHAIVEARERMLSSLGYLRRLPETELLDRLKRNAELYRVNDLRKKTSVQTYQDLFHTFMRPCNSVVDKRDHYSLTNQINALIKCLGTANVWFDFTHVEWRIRLGQILWGGEDNDELEDTSSIHDASSASERAEEKYWLLMQILVATELLIRLDAITEGEEYGVEAFRPVDVVHFERAATPMVKWSLHLARSWLDNIEIEKVKEDPPSNSSETKGAATPPPAAGWLGALFSKFIVRQHHEDKTTASHTYTIKGRNPQQQVDGLTHFAKKLLWPNIDTYEGLIAKNARQSIINSVPKPAPTMASERSSKSPESNGSKRGLYFGAWDRPGSQKDKTRPQRRKLAAALHPSGWLSKSYIYGLVLPGDGMCHFLMATLLENDSKAMERLGSFANLCGGFVYSGKSFWSTSCIVGRVIAAGQGSAECMGWVSSDILPLGIDEGWVTIEVEEVAEEDKAHLGKKARLWAKKRVERESSILGDADEYSVFPADFIIPHENNYSTPPPLISVTLRSLELLSPANSIQSTPFTKLTPGTSANNKEPELLSFPANVNFAVSIDGFTAENFSFSLSYDINFVTAHPCSPSHRVRFVKSPSSPTIQQIDVSGSDTFGQGSRPAHRTGHPLHKYYNYTVIHISELLKRQHAPLSELLAVPPTHRRSPSRMGSERVLVIDCITNLSEVPQSPTIERLTSKYNIVQRRGSFPAAEQMHFESRKRQFGSDMEILVRALCAQKGWNAIISRRKRGCLACAIREAGALQWKVIIRVE, from the exons ATGCCATTGAGCAAACCAAGGCCGTCTCCACGGCCAACTGCCACGAACAGTTTCAGCGACATCACCGACAAAACAGGGACAAAATTGACGGATGAGAATAAGAATGCGCCGTCGCAAAAGCGACATGAACGGCAAAAGTCCCGGGCACTACTACTACCCCGGAACCAGAGCGGCGCCACATCTACAGCCCCCACCAGCACAATACCGGCCAAATCTCCAACTGATAGACATGCCCAAAACGAAAACGATGAGAACGAACCCGTTGACGATTCTGGGGCCATTggtgcatctgcatcaaccGGGGGTCGTTTTACAAGGCCAGACTATCTACTCCATGGTTTACTTACACGAGCCAAGAACCGTGTAAAAGATCGAACTGGACGAGAGCgagacaaggagaaggaaaaggaaaagggcaACGGAGAT AACaagcctcttcctccgccACCTCCTCTGCCGAACTCGGGTGCCTTGTCCGACAAGGAAGATGCCACTTCTCCTCCGTCCAAGCCcgtcttgaagctgaagagaatCATGTCTACTCTTACCGACTCAgagatcgagaagctctTCTCTGGAGCCCCCCAGTACTTTGCCCGTAGCGAGGGGCACTGTTCTGGCGCCCCCAATCCCAGCGTCGCATTTCCCTTTGATGAGGCATTGGAGATTCGCGACCTCACTGATCATGTCCAAATTGAAGATAGAGCTTGGAGTGGCCTTACAGCGTGGCCTCATTTGACTCGAGATCTCAATCAGGATGCCGCTGCCCGGGCACAGGCCGTTGACTCTCGCAAGGCCCATTTCTTCATCCGCTGTCGGGAACGTCCCAACATGCTGAGCATGCAAGGTCTCGAGAAGGGTACCATGGGCTTCTCAGCTGCCCTCGAACTCGCCGTTGGCGACGCCCTCGAAGAAGAGCAGTTCGGTTTTGACAGCGTTGGCAAAAAGGCCCATGCCATTGTTGAGGCACGTGAGCGCATGCTTTCCTCTCTGGGCTACCTACGTCGTCTCCCTGAGACAGAACTGCTGGACCGTCTCAAGCGAAACGCCGAGCTATACCGGGTCAATGATCTACGGAAGAAAACTTCCGTCCAGACTTATCAGGATCTCTTCCACACTTTTATGCGGCCATGCAATTCCGTTGTCGATAAGCGCGACCACTATAGCTTGACCAACCAGATTAATGCCTTGATCAAGTGTCTTGGCACCGCCAACGTTTGGTTCGACTTCACCCATGTCGAATGGAGGATCAGATTGGGTCAGATTCTTTGGGGAGGTGAAGAcaatgatgaacttgaggatACTTCTTCCATCCACGACGCTAGTAGTGCCAGCGAACGGGCCGAGGAGAAGTATTGGCTTCTCATGCAGATTCTTGTTGCGACCGAACTCCTCATCCGCTTGGATGCCATCACCGAGGGTGAAGAATATGGAGTCGAAGCTTTCCGACCTGTAGATGTTGTTCACTTCGAAAGAGCCGCCACTCCCATGGTGAAGTGGTCGCTTCATCTTGCCAGGAGCTGGCTCGACAATATCGAGATTGAGAAAGTCAAAGAGGATCCACCAAGCAACTCTTCAGAGACAAAGGGAGCAGCTACTCCTCCACCTGCGGCCGGCTGGCTAGGCGCACTCTTCAGTAAATTTATCGTCCGCCAACATCATGAAGACAAGACAACAGCAAGCCATACCTACACTATTAAAGGCCGCAACCCACAACAACAGGTCGATGGGCTTACTCACTTTGCCAAGAAGCTACTCTGGCCCAACATTGACACATACGAGGGACTCATCGCGAAGAATGCTCGTCAATCGATTATTAATTCCGTGCCTAAGCCTGCTCCTACGATGGCCTCTGAGAGATCATCAAAGTCTCCTGAGTCGAATGGATCTAAGCGGGGACTTTACTTTGGTGCCTGGGACCGTCCTGGTAGTCAGAAGGACAAGACTCGACCACAGCGAAGAAAGCTTGCGGCGGCGCTTCACCCCTCCGGATGGCTTTCGAAATCATATATCTACGGTCTGGTACTCCCTGGAGATGGTATGTGCCATTTCCTGATGGCAACGCTTCTCGAGAACGATAGCAAAGCCATGGAGCGTCTGGGCTCGTTCGCTAATTTGTGTGGGGGGTTTGTATATTCTGGCAAGAGCTTTTGGAGCACGTCATGCATCGTAGGCCGAGTTATTGCAGCAGGACAGGGATCAGCCGAGTGTATGGGATGGGTTTCCAGCGACATTCTTCCCCTGGGCATAGATGAAGGTTGGGTGACCATTGAAGTAGAAGAAGTGGCTG AAGAGGACAAGGCCCATCTGGGCAAGAAAGCGAGACTTTGGGCAAAGAAGCGAGTTGAACGAGAATCATCTATCCTCGGAGATGCCGATGAATATTCTGTGTTCCCTGCTGACTTTATCATTCCCCACGAGAACAACTACTCTACGCCGCCACCGTTGATCAGCGTTACTTTACGAtcacttgagcttctttctcCGGCCAACTCAATTCAGTCCACGCCCTTCACTAAGCTGACACCCGGTACGAGTGCGAACAACAAGGAACCTGAGTTGTTATCGTTCCCAGCCAATGTTAACTTTGCTGTGTCGATTGACGGATTTACGGCCGAGAACTTCTCATTCTCCCTATCCTATGACATTAACTTTGTCACGGCGCACCCCTGCTCGCCTTCTCATCGTGTCCGTTTTGTTAAGTCGCCGTCAAGTCCGACAATCCAGCAGATCGATGTGTCCGGGTCAGATACATTTGGGCAAGGTTCTCGGCCTGCTCATAGAACAG GCCATCCATTACacaaatattataattacacGGTTATTCATATTTCGGAGCTTCTAAAGCGGCAGCATGCTCCCCTGTCGGAGCTTCTGGCTGTTCCTCCAACTCACCGTCGCTCTCCTTCACGCATGGGCAGCGAACGAGTGCTTGTTATTGATTGTATCACCAACTTGTCCGAGGTTCCTCAATCTCCCACGATTGAGAGACTTACCTCAAAGTATAATATTGTTCAGCGAAGAGGTAGTTTCCCTGCTGCGGAACAGATGCATTTCGAGTCCAGAAAACGTCAGTTTGGCTCCGACATGGAAATCCTGGTTCGTGCTCTTTGCGCTCAAAAGGGCTGGAACGCCATCATCAGTCGACGAAAGCGAGGATGTCTGGCTTGTGCTATTCGTGAAGCTGGCGCATTACAGTGGAAGGTCATCATTAGGGTGGAGTAG